A DNA window from Actinomadura coerulea contains the following coding sequences:
- a CDS encoding glycosyltransferase yields the protein MSRIVIFAAGSRGDIQPCVALGRALRARGDEVRLVASARYSPMVVAAGLELAPLTADPTEILESDAGQELLAGGRNPVKFLGGFRRILGPMAERLLAECSDACKGADLILGPTLGFLPRHLGEHLGVPWALIHFQPSEPTGAFPHPFVPQARVLGPWANRASFRAVDQIAWQLSRPFINPWRDEALGLPRLPLRGRRADGGPVLACFSPVVVPRPGDWASNVNLTGYWFLDEPEWEPPGALAEFLAAGPAPVYVGFGSMVPKDAEMTGLAVRTALKLAGVRGIVQGDPATSDEDVFAVRDVPHSWLFPRMAAVVHHGGAGTTAAGLRAGVPTVVCPFFGDQPYWGERVAALGAGPAPLPFRAMTVPRLARKIRRAVRDQGMSDRASELGRRVRAEDGIGRAQEIIDSLL from the coding sequence GTGAGCCGGATCGTGATCTTCGCGGCGGGGTCGCGGGGGGACATCCAGCCCTGCGTGGCGCTGGGACGGGCGCTGCGGGCGCGGGGGGACGAGGTGCGGCTGGTGGCGAGCGCGCGGTACTCGCCGATGGTCGTCGCGGCGGGGCTGGAGCTCGCGCCGCTGACGGCGGATCCGACGGAGATCCTCGAATCGGACGCCGGGCAGGAGCTGCTGGCCGGCGGGCGGAATCCGGTGAAGTTCCTCGGCGGCTTCCGGCGGATCCTCGGGCCGATGGCCGAACGGCTGCTGGCGGAGTGTTCGGACGCCTGTAAGGGCGCGGATCTGATTCTCGGACCCACGCTCGGTTTCCTTCCCCGGCATCTGGGCGAACATCTCGGTGTTCCGTGGGCGCTGATTCATTTCCAGCCGAGCGAGCCGACCGGGGCGTTCCCGCACCCGTTCGTCCCGCAGGCGCGCGTGCTCGGGCCGTGGGCGAACCGGGCGAGCTTCCGCGCGGTCGACCAGATCGCGTGGCAGCTGTCGCGCCCGTTCATCAACCCGTGGCGGGACGAGGCGCTCGGGTTGCCGCGGCTGCCGCTGCGGGGCCGGCGGGCCGACGGCGGGCCGGTGCTCGCGTGCTTCAGCCCGGTGGTGGTTCCGCGCCCCGGAGACTGGGCCTCCAACGTGAACCTGACGGGCTACTGGTTCCTCGACGAGCCGGAGTGGGAGCCTCCCGGCGCACTCGCGGAGTTCCTGGCGGCCGGGCCCGCGCCGGTGTACGTCGGGTTCGGGAGCATGGTGCCGAAGGACGCCGAGATGACCGGGCTGGCCGTGCGGACGGCCCTGAAGCTCGCCGGAGTCCGGGGCATCGTGCAGGGCGACCCGGCGACGTCGGACGAGGACGTGTTCGCCGTCCGGGACGTGCCGCACTCATGGCTGTTCCCGCGCATGGCGGCGGTCGTGCACCACGGGGGCGCCGGTACGACGGCGGCGGGGCTGCGGGCTGGTGTGCCCACCGTGGTGTGCCCGTTCTTCGGCGACCAGCCGTACTGGGGCGAGCGCGTCGCCGCGCTGGGGGCCGGGCCCGCCCCGCTGCCGTTCCGCGCGATGACCGTCCCGCGGCTCGCCAGGAAGATCCGGCGTGCGGTCCGGGACCAGGGGATGTCCGACCGGGCGAGCGAACTGGGCCGGCGCGTCAGGGCCGAGGACGGCATCGGACGGGCTCAGGAGATCATCGACTCGCTCCTGTGA